The Clostridiaceae bacterium HFYG-1003 genome includes a window with the following:
- a CDS encoding glycine/sarcosine/betaine reductase component B subunit, with product MKLQLANYQVQDVVFGDRTFFSKGILTINKEEAIQYVKEDEHITECDIEIARPGDSTRIVPVKEAVEPRAKTDGRPAFPGVTGDVVQVGTGRTNCLKGVSVLGVGMHWGSFGDGIIDMSGEGAKLTHFSQLINICLVCDTDELFEQREQQKKNHALRWATHRFAEYLAFSVGQETEDELVTYELGSVRQREAAVENLPAIVYVMQPQSQMEEMGYNALLYGWDLNHFIPSLVHPNEVLDGAMIDGSFMPCSSKWSTFDYQNNPVITRLYEEHGKTLNFLGVIMSNLNVSLEQKQRSAQAVAKLANIIGADGAILTEEGYGNPDADFIACFVELEKAGVKTVGLTNECTGRDGKSQPLVALDVLADAIVSTGNVSELIELPAMDHVIGELEAAGRDGLSGGWAYDELLGPTVREDGSIIIENNSTFCGDRIIGWSPKTMKEF from the coding sequence ATGAAATTACAGCTGGCCAACTACCAGGTCCAGGACGTCGTATTCGGCGACCGGACATTCTTCAGCAAGGGCATTCTCACAATTAACAAAGAGGAAGCCATCCAGTACGTCAAAGAAGATGAGCACATCACCGAGTGTGACATCGAAATCGCAAGACCCGGGGATTCCACTCGAATCGTTCCGGTCAAGGAAGCCGTCGAGCCACGCGCTAAGACCGACGGACGTCCCGCCTTCCCGGGAGTAACCGGAGATGTGGTTCAGGTCGGCACTGGCCGGACGAACTGTCTGAAAGGGGTTTCCGTTCTAGGCGTAGGCATGCACTGGGGATCCTTCGGAGATGGTATTATCGATATGAGCGGAGAAGGCGCCAAGCTGACTCATTTCTCCCAGCTCATCAACATCTGCCTGGTGTGTGATACCGATGAGCTCTTTGAACAGAGAGAACAGCAGAAAAAGAACCACGCTCTGCGCTGGGCGACCCACCGGTTTGCCGAGTATCTGGCTTTCTCTGTGGGCCAGGAAACGGAAGATGAGCTGGTAACCTATGAACTGGGTTCTGTTCGTCAGAGGGAAGCAGCAGTGGAAAACCTGCCGGCTATTGTCTATGTCATGCAGCCCCAGTCCCAGATGGAAGAAATGGGCTACAATGCACTGCTCTACGGATGGGATTTAAACCACTTCATTCCCAGCCTGGTACACCCCAACGAAGTGCTGGACGGAGCCATGATTGACGGTTCCTTCATGCCTTGTTCCTCCAAGTGGTCTACCTTCGATTACCAGAATAATCCGGTGATCACGCGGTTGTACGAAGAACATGGCAAGACGCTGAATTTCCTCGGCGTGATCATGTCCAACCTGAACGTATCGCTGGAGCAGAAACAGCGTTCCGCACAGGCAGTAGCCAAGCTGGCGAATATTATCGGCGCAGATGGAGCGATCCTTACGGAAGAAGGCTACGGCAATCCGGACGCGGACTTCATTGCCTGCTTCGTTGAGCTGGAAAAAGCCGGCGTCAAAACGGTTGGACTTACCAACGAATGTACCGGCCGGGACGGCAAGAGCCAGCCGCTGGTTGCCCTGGATGTCCTGGCAGATGCCATTGTCTCCACCGGCAATGTCTCGGAGCTGATTGAGCTCCCGGCCATGGACCATGTCATCGGTGAGCTGGAAGCAGCCGGCCGCGACGGATTATCCGGCGGATGGGCCTACGATGAGCTTCTGGGACCGACAGTCCGCGAAGACGGCAGCATCATTATTGAAAACAACAGTACCTTCTGCGGTGACCGGATCATCGGATGGTCTCCCAAGACCATGAAAGAATTTTAG
- a CDS encoding glycine/betaine/sarcosine/D-proline family reductase selenoprotein B → MKKVLLYLNQFFAGIGGEDMADVAPQFREDIKGPALAYKAMLGSDAQIIGAIICGDNYMGSNTEAALAEIDALLEGKSFDILLAGPAFQAGRYGVACGTVARHIQNKYGVMAVSSMHEENPGVEMFKQDLYIMPGGRSAASMKDDVSAIVGLAKRLLAGETQILQEEGGFFLRGIRHQVWLPEGRPAVDRVIDMLLKKVNGEAFETELPIRLKERVPVAPAVQDLTKANVALITTGGIVPVDNPDRIQSASATRWGRYDISQMDRLKGGEFKTIHAGFDPAAADADPNVIMPVDAMKHFEKEGFIGRLHPWFYSTVGTGTTENEAARMAKEMIPFLKEDGVTAIIMTSTUGTCTRCGATMVKELEKAGFPIVQMCNLIPVASTVGANKIVPTISIPYPLGDPATSAEAQWKLRLSRVRTALEALTDDISEQKIYAVK, encoded by the coding sequence ATGAAAAAAGTTCTGTTATACCTGAATCAGTTTTTCGCCGGCATTGGCGGGGAAGATATGGCGGATGTCGCTCCGCAGTTCCGTGAAGACATCAAAGGTCCTGCACTGGCCTATAAAGCCATGCTGGGCAGCGACGCACAAATCATCGGCGCCATCATCTGCGGCGACAACTACATGGGATCCAATACCGAAGCGGCACTGGCAGAGATCGACGCTCTGCTGGAGGGCAAATCCTTCGATATCCTGCTGGCTGGGCCGGCATTCCAGGCAGGACGCTATGGCGTGGCCTGCGGAACCGTAGCCAGACATATCCAGAATAAATATGGCGTTATGGCTGTTTCTTCCATGCATGAAGAAAATCCGGGTGTCGAGATGTTCAAGCAGGATCTCTACATCATGCCCGGCGGCAGAAGCGCAGCCTCCATGAAAGATGACGTTTCCGCCATTGTCGGTCTGGCCAAGCGCCTGCTGGCCGGTGAAACTCAGATTCTTCAGGAGGAAGGCGGTTTCTTCCTTCGCGGCATCCGTCACCAGGTATGGCTGCCGGAGGGACGTCCCGCTGTGGATCGCGTCATTGACATGCTGCTGAAAAAAGTCAATGGCGAAGCGTTTGAGACCGAACTGCCCATCCGCCTGAAGGAACGCGTTCCCGTGGCGCCGGCCGTTCAGGATCTGACCAAGGCAAACGTTGCCCTCATTACCACCGGCGGAATTGTTCCGGTGGACAATCCGGACCGGATTCAGTCCGCTTCCGCAACCCGCTGGGGACGATACGACATCTCACAGATGGATCGTCTCAAGGGAGGAGAATTTAAAACCATCCATGCCGGATTTGACCCGGCTGCCGCTGATGCGGATCCCAATGTCATCATGCCCGTGGATGCCATGAAGCATTTTGAGAAAGAAGGCTTTATCGGCAGGCTTCACCCCTGGTTCTATTCCACCGTCGGAACCGGCACCACCGAAAATGAAGCTGCCCGCATGGCGAAGGAAATGATTCCATTCCTGAAAGAAGACGGCGTCACGGCCATCATCATGACCAGCACGTGAGGCACCTGCACACGTTGCGGTGCAACGATGGTCAAAGAACTTGAAAAAGCCGGATTCCCCATTGTTCAGATGTGCAACCTGATTCCGGTTGCTTCCACAGTGGGCGCTAATAAGATTGTTCCTACCATTTCGATTCCCTATCCGCTCGGAGATCCTGCGACCTCCGCGGAAGCTCAGTGGAAGCTGCGCCTTTCCAGAGTCCGGACTGCCCTTGAAGCTCTGACGGATGACATTTCCGAACAGAAGATCTATGCGGTGAAGTAA
- a CDS encoding BCCT family transporter, with protein MEKDRQGSLAPKQDNTVYFVSLVIVLAISAAGLLFSGPFGKSMDTILQFLQVHFGWLYLFAMLAFVVVALGIAFSKYGKLKLGPDDSVPDYSTKSWFAMLFGAGMGIGLVFWGIAEPLSHLVAPMGLEPGSNEAATFAIQASFKHWGFHPWANYTIIGLALGYFQFRKGYPGLISSIFVPLIGEKGVRGPIGKLIDILAVFATVAGVATSLGLGTMQINSGLNKVFGIPNNSTVQLIIIAVITVIFIWTAVAGIEKGIALLGDINLYLAGALLVASFLVGPKLLTLNTFTEGMGAYIQNFISDSLHLNLLGDNGWINGWTVFYWAWWIAWAPFVGSFIARISRGRTFKEFILGVTVAPAVTSMVWFAIFGAMGIDMKNKIGLEKMAEIAKVPETALFEVFSQYPLGQVLSFIAIFLLITFFVTSANSATFVLGMFTQGGDLNPSNSKKITWGLIQSALATSLLLAGGLVPLQTASVIAAFPFIFIMFFAIASLFKALREETL; from the coding sequence ATGGAAAAGGATCGCCAGGGCTCACTGGCCCCCAAACAAGACAATACGGTATACTTCGTTTCCCTGGTTATCGTCCTGGCGATTTCTGCCGCAGGGCTGCTGTTCAGCGGTCCCTTCGGCAAGTCCATGGATACGATACTCCAGTTCCTGCAGGTTCATTTCGGCTGGCTCTATCTCTTTGCCATGCTGGCCTTCGTCGTTGTGGCGCTGGGCATCGCCTTCTCCAAGTATGGCAAGCTGAAACTCGGACCGGATGACTCAGTGCCGGACTATTCCACCAAATCCTGGTTTGCCATGCTCTTTGGCGCCGGAATGGGAATTGGGCTGGTATTCTGGGGCATTGCGGAACCTCTGTCCCATCTGGTAGCTCCCATGGGCCTGGAACCAGGCTCCAATGAAGCGGCAACCTTTGCCATTCAGGCCTCGTTCAAGCACTGGGGCTTCCACCCTTGGGCGAACTACACCATCATCGGTCTGGCACTGGGATACTTCCAGTTCCGCAAAGGCTATCCCGGGCTGATCAGCTCCATCTTTGTCCCCCTGATCGGAGAAAAAGGCGTGCGCGGCCCCATCGGCAAGCTCATCGATATCCTGGCGGTCTTTGCCACTGTAGCCGGTGTTGCCACCTCCCTGGGACTGGGTACGATGCAGATCAACTCAGGCCTGAACAAGGTCTTTGGCATTCCCAACAATTCGACGGTACAGCTCATCATCATCGCCGTCATCACCGTCATTTTCATCTGGACGGCGGTGGCTGGCATTGAAAAGGGAATCGCGCTGCTGGGCGATATCAACCTGTACCTGGCAGGCGCCCTGCTGGTGGCCAGCTTCCTGGTCGGACCCAAGCTCCTTACACTGAACACCTTCACGGAAGGGATGGGTGCCTATATCCAGAACTTCATTTCTGATTCACTCCATCTGAACCTGTTGGGAGACAATGGCTGGATCAATGGCTGGACGGTCTTCTACTGGGCCTGGTGGATTGCCTGGGCACCGTTTGTCGGATCATTTATTGCCCGGATCTCCCGCGGCCGGACCTTCAAGGAATTCATCCTGGGCGTTACGGTGGCCCCCGCCGTGACCTCCATGGTCTGGTTTGCCATTTTTGGTGCCATGGGCATCGATATGAAGAACAAGATCGGGCTCGAGAAAATGGCGGAAATCGCCAAAGTTCCGGAAACGGCACTGTTCGAAGTCTTCTCCCAGTATCCGCTGGGACAGGTCCTGTCCTTCATCGCCATCTTCCTGCTCATCACCTTCTTTGTTACCTCGGCCAACTCAGCCACCTTTGTGCTGGGAATGTTCACCCAGGGCGGAGACCTCAATCCTTCCAACAGCAAGAAGATTACCTGGGGACTGATTCAGTCCGCGCTGGCGACCTCACTGCTTCTGGCAGGCGGCCTGGTTCCGCTTCAGACCGCTTCGGTTATCGCAGCTTTCCCCTTTATCTTTATCATGTTCTTCGCCATTGCCTCTCTGTTCAAGGCTCTGCGCGAGGAAACACTCTAG
- a CDS encoding zinc ABC transporter substrate-binding protein: protein MKKILPGLLALLLITGCTPAQNQTTAGAATSGSADKIQVMTSIHPIDQLVKAIGGDLVETTMFVKPGVDAHDFEPTAKDMAKLKEAKVLFINGLGMEPWATDGAITGATKLMVLGDGLDYIPLAEGHEHEEGEDHTHEGEVDPHVWLGLPELKLMAANTATALTLIAPEHKSDFEENLKKFNTEADALANEFHPKFVAYQGKAFVTGHEAFGYLTRSIGLEQMAVEGPFGEGEPTPQKIKELVDFVKEHRITTIFVEETASPKVSETLARETGAELVSIPTLETSGEIFPSIRDIYQKVLTAMEKDSK, encoded by the coding sequence ATGAAAAAAATATTACCAGGGCTGCTCGCCCTTTTACTCATCACGGGGTGCACCCCCGCTCAGAACCAAACCACGGCCGGGGCCGCCACATCCGGCTCCGCTGATAAGATTCAGGTCATGACCTCAATCCACCCCATTGATCAGCTGGTCAAAGCCATTGGCGGAGATCTGGTGGAGACTACGATGTTTGTTAAGCCGGGAGTGGATGCTCACGACTTTGAACCCACGGCGAAGGACATGGCAAAGTTAAAGGAAGCCAAGGTGCTCTTCATTAACGGCCTGGGCATGGAACCATGGGCCACGGACGGTGCCATTACGGGCGCTACCAAGCTCATGGTTTTGGGAGACGGGCTGGATTACATTCCCCTGGCCGAAGGCCATGAACATGAAGAGGGTGAAGATCACACCCATGAGGGGGAAGTGGATCCCCATGTCTGGCTGGGTCTGCCCGAGTTAAAACTGATGGCTGCCAATACAGCGACGGCACTGACTCTGATTGCTCCCGAGCATAAGTCCGATTTCGAGGAGAATCTGAAGAAGTTCAATACGGAAGCCGATGCCCTCGCCAATGAATTCCATCCCAAATTCGTCGCCTATCAGGGGAAAGCCTTTGTCACCGGTCATGAGGCCTTCGGTTACCTGACCCGCTCCATCGGTCTGGAGCAAATGGCGGTGGAAGGCCCCTTCGGCGAAGGAGAACCTACCCCTCAGAAAATCAAAGAGCTGGTGGATTTTGTCAAAGAACACCGGATTACCACCATCTTTGTGGAAGAAACCGCCTCTCCCAAAGTCTCCGAAACGCTGGCCCGGGAAACCGGCGCAGAGCTGGTTTCCATCCCCACCCTGGAAACCAGCGGCGAGATCTTTCCCAGCATCCGGGACATCTACCAGAAAGTCCTGACCGCTATGGAGAAGGACAGCAAGTAG
- the sfsA gene encoding DNA/RNA nuclease SfsA — protein MIFDKPTKEVVFLRRPNRFQAYIELEGEEVLVHVPNTGRLREILIPGCRALIRYESGAKRKTAHSLIGAWKGNQLINFDSQIPNRVVEEALLERRIPHLAEYTQVTREKTFGKSRFDFKLSRPDAPDYYLEVKGVTLEGDGVVSFPDAVTERGARHLRELVEARNAGFGAGLIFLVQLENASYFTPNAAMDPYFAESLRYAMEHQVEVAAYTCRTTTESLTLDQAIPVRIEGE, from the coding sequence ATGATTTTTGACAAGCCAACCAAAGAAGTGGTGTTCCTGCGCCGGCCCAATCGCTTTCAGGCTTACATCGAGCTGGAAGGAGAAGAGGTACTGGTTCATGTGCCGAATACCGGTCGCCTGCGCGAGATCCTGATCCCGGGCTGCCGGGCTCTGATCCGGTATGAATCCGGAGCAAAGCGAAAGACCGCTCATTCTCTCATTGGTGCCTGGAAAGGGAACCAGCTGATTAATTTTGATTCGCAGATCCCTAACCGGGTGGTGGAAGAAGCCCTGCTGGAGCGAAGAATCCCGCACCTGGCGGAGTATACCCAGGTCACCCGGGAAAAGACCTTCGGCAAGTCCCGGTTTGACTTTAAGCTGAGCCGGCCGGATGCTCCGGATTACTATCTGGAAGTCAAAGGGGTCACGCTGGAAGGGGATGGCGTTGTCTCATTTCCCGATGCGGTGACGGAACGGGGGGCGCGTCATCTGAGAGAACTGGTGGAAGCCCGGAATGCCGGGTTTGGGGCGGGATTGATCTTTCTGGTCCAGCTGGAAAATGCCAGTTACTTTACCCCGAATGCCGCCATGGACCCATATTTTGCGGAATCGCTGCGTTATGCAATGGAACATCAGGTAGAAGTTGCGGCATATACCTGTCGGACTACCACTGAGTCACTGACCCTGGATCAGGCGATCCCGGTTCGAATAGAAGGAGAATAA
- a CDS encoding tRNA threonylcarbamoyladenosine dehydratase: MNEIFSRTRMLVGSQGMDRLKAAKVVVLGLGGVGGACAETLVRSGIGTLIIADHDVVTLSNLNRQIIATMETIGMRKTQAAKARLLSIHPECQVIEKDEFILMDTLPGIIPPDADYVIDCIDTVTAKLDVAQWCHEKGIPLISSMGAGNKLDPTQLVFTDIYKTNVCPLAKVMRRELKKRGVPTLDVLYSEEAALEPEDEMISSVQDAIQSELKPKRKTPGSVAFVPPVAGMMLAGYVIRKLTGR; encoded by the coding sequence ATGAATGAAATTTTTTCAAGAACGCGCATGTTGGTAGGGAGCCAGGGCATGGATCGGCTCAAAGCCGCCAAGGTTGTTGTGCTTGGTCTGGGCGGCGTCGGTGGAGCCTGCGCGGAGACATTGGTCCGCAGCGGGATTGGCACGCTGATCATTGCGGATCATGATGTGGTGACTCTTTCGAACTTGAATCGGCAGATCATTGCTACCATGGAAACCATCGGGATGAGAAAGACACAGGCTGCCAAAGCCCGGCTTTTATCAATACACCCGGAGTGTCAGGTCATCGAAAAAGATGAGTTCATCCTGATGGATACACTGCCCGGCATCATTCCGCCGGATGCGGATTATGTGATCGACTGCATCGACACGGTCACTGCGAAGCTGGATGTTGCGCAATGGTGCCATGAGAAGGGAATTCCTCTGATCTCCAGCATGGGGGCAGGAAACAAACTGGATCCAACCCAGCTAGTTTTTACCGACATCTATAAAACGAACGTCTGTCCCCTGGCGAAAGTCATGAGACGGGAACTGAAAAAACGCGGAGTACCGACCCTGGATGTGCTGTATTCGGAAGAAGCAGCGCTGGAGCCGGAGGATGAGATGATTTCCTCCGTTCAGGATGCCATTCAGAGTGAATTAAAGCCCAAGCGGAAAACCCCGGGATCCGTGGCATTTGTGCCGCCGGTCGCTGGAATGATGCTGGCCGGCTATGTTATAAGAAAATTGACCGGCCGTTAA